The genomic DNA GCAGGACAAGCAATTCCATCAGATCGGGTTATCGGATAGTGTGATCTACATACTTACAGGTACGAGGGACGCAAAAAGACAATACAGACTCAAACATGAATTCATTTTCGACAACTCAGACTCGCGACGCATTACAGACTATCACAGACGACTGCAGCAAATCCAGCTGTGCAGTGCCCACTAAAGCCTCCCTCCCAGATGAGCTGAACACATTCTCTGCTCGCTTCGAGACCGCAATCCAGGAAGACTCTCGCTGCTCCGGACGACCAGGTGCTTTCGCAATCCAAGGCTGACGTGAAGAAAACTCTCAAAATAGTGAATACTCACAAAGCTGTCAGCGCAGATGGTATCTCTGGTCCTGTTCTCTGAGCATATTGTCTGACATCTTTAACCTGTCCCAGACTGTAGTCCCCTCCTGCTTTAAGGAGCTCACCATGGTCCCAGTGCCCTAAAAAACAAGGTGACGTGCACAAATGACTATCGTCACGCtaacctctgtcatcatgaagttctttgagaGGCTGTTCATGGCCCACATCAAGGCCATcatgccaggcacactggacccactccaacagatccacggaaAATGCTATTTCAATCGCTGTTCACACGGCAAGACAAGAGagaaacctatgtgagaatgctcttcattgactacagttcagcattcaacaatATTGTTTCCTCCAAGCTCAACACCAAACTtagagccctgggtctgaacaccactctctgcaactggatcctatacgtcctgatggccagaccacaggctgtgaggattggcaacaacacctACCCTACACTGACTCTTAAAACAGGGGACCCTCTTCAGTCCTCTGCTATACTTCccattcacccacgactgtgtggctttGCACGACACCAACTGCAtgatcaagtttgctgacgacaccaaGGTTGTAGGCCTTTTAACCAACAACGACGAgtcagcctataggaaggaggtagagttgatgtcggaagtttacatacaccgtagccaaatacatttaaactcagtttttcacaattcctgacatttaatcctactaaaaatgtcctgtcttaggtcagttaggatcaccactttattttaagaatgttaaatgtcagaataatagtagaaaatgatttatttcagcttttatttatttcaacacattcccagtgggtcagaagtttacaaacactcaattagtatttggtagcattgcctttaaattgtttaatttgggtcaaacattttgtgtagccttccacaagcttcccataataagttgggtgaattttggctcattcctcctgacagagcagatgtaactgattcaggtttgtaggcctccttgctcgcacatgctttttcagatctgcccacacattttttatgggattgaggtcagggctgttACCGCTTCGAGAgcgtcctgaccagttgcatcacggcCTGGTACGTTAATTGCTCCGCCCACGACCACAATGCCCTCTAGCAGGTGGTGAAgatggcccaatacatcactgggaccgtactcccacccatccaggacatctactcaaAATGTTGCCTGAGGAAGGACCCCATAGTCAAcgaccccacacaccccagccacaaGCTGTTACCATCTGCCCTACGGTAAGGGAGGGAATGGAGCATGAAGTcggataccaacaggctcagagacaatTTCtgtctacaagccatcagactgctgaacacttgaactggactgaccacctgctctgattctccgcACCTTAGCACACACAAACTCACTTATGCATATAAACTCAgctaaaaaaaagaaatgtccctttttcaggatcctgtctttcaaagataattcgtaaaaatccaaataacttcacagatcttcattgtaaagggtttagacactgtttcccatgcttgttcaatgcaccataaacaattaatgaacatatgcacctgtggaacggtcgttaaaacactaacagcttacagacggtaggcaattaaggttacagttatgaaaacttaggacactaaagaggcctttctactgactctgaaaaacaccaaaagaaagatgcccagggtgcctgctcatctgcgtgaacgtgccttaggcatgctgcaaggaggcattagcactgcagatgtggccagggcaataaattgcaatgtctgtactgtgagaggcctaagacagcgctacagggagacaggacggacatctgatcgtcctcgtagtggcagaccacatgtaacaacacctgcacaggattggtacatctgaacatcacacctgcgggacaattacaggatggcaacaacaacaactgcccgagttacaccaggaacgcacaatccctccatcagtgctcagactgtacgcaaaagagagaggctggactgagggcttgtaggcctgttgtaaggcaggtcctcaccaggtatcaccggcaacaatgtcacctatggacacaaacccaccgtcgctggaccagacaggactggcaaaaactgctcttcactgaagagtcgtcgttttgtctcaccagggggtaatggttggatttgcgtttatcgtcaaaagaatgagcgttacaccgaggcctgtacactggagcgggatcgatttggaggtggagggtgtctggggcagtgtgtcacagcatcaatggactgagcttgttgtcattgcaggcaatctcaacaggacctgttggatcggagggtgagggcttgggccattccccccagaaatgtcagggagCATGCAGGTGCcgtggtggaagagtggggtaaaatctcacagcaagaactggcaaatctggtgcagtccatgaggaggagatgaactGCAGTAcccaatgcagctggtggccacacaagatactgactgttacttttgattttgagcccccttttgttcagggacactattctatttctgtttgtcacatgtctgtggaacttgatctgtttatgtctgttgttgaatcttatgttcgtACGAATATTTACGCATggtaagtttgctgaaaatgaacgcagttgaccgtaagaggacgtttctttttttttactttcatgcTACACACACTTCACAACTGATGCTACCAGGCTCTTATTATACTGATCAGATtatacacaccccccccccccatccttccaCAATGCACGTGTAAATATTAGACTATAAATTGTCCCTTCCTGAATTATAcctatgctaaaatgtttattctattctactgagccatttacttttcttattgttgcattgtcgagaaggaacctgcaagtaagcatttcgttggacgaTGTATATCATGTGTATCCCGTAAATATAACTAATAAAACTTCAAACTAAGATTTTGGAAGCTAATAGATTGCATTTAGTTAAAAGACGAGACAATTCTAATCAGAACATATTAGCATGTAAATATTATTGGTAACAGAATAAATAGCAGAAGAATACTGCAGATTAAATAATGCTGTAATGGCGAAGGTGCATAAAGATGGAGGAATTCAGATATGACGTGTTTGTTTGGGCACTATCCACAGACGTTTTAATCTATGACGTGATTCAATGTACCTATAAATCAGCACAATctactttttcattttttttctaattGCCGCCGTCTTTGAACTTGAATTGGGATcattcatgtacagtgccttcagaaagtattcacaccccttgactttttacatgttttgttgtgttacatccttAATTTGTAGGCTATAAAAATAGataaagagagccgcacactcaaGCTCCCAGGGTAAACCTGAATTTCTCTCTCGCtggcctacaaacaatacccaataatgtctaagtggaattatgtttttctgaaatgtttacaaattaattaaaaatgaaatgtcttgagtcagtaagtattcaacccctttggtatggcaagcctaaataagttcaggagtaaaataatTGCTTAAATTAATTTtactttcagcagaacaataacctaaaacacatggccaaatctacattggagtaTATCACATATTGCAAACAAATAACATATTATCGTGCCAGTACAAATCTCTACACATATTTGGGAATTTCTCTCCATCCTTGAAAATCGCTAATCAATATCCAATAACGGCACACGTTTTACACACAAACTTTCACATCATCATCTCTGTTTTGTGGCACCAATGTGAGggacaggggaaacagtgttgcagtagtctgtgTGGTGCGGGAATAATGACAAGCGAACCTGGGGAGCTTTATGTTCACAATGCCTTTAAAAAGGGAACCGAACTAAAAACACCCTTAGATGAGTGATCATGTGTTACCTTTGCCTGGATGCCAGTCTGTGTATGCTCTCTTGCTGACTACTCCTTATGGAATTGTGATGCCAAATGACGGAAATTAAGTTGGAAATAGCAGTGTTTCCCCTTCAAGCATATCGCAATCGTGGCCGCAATGGTAAAAAAACATATGGAGATGTATAGATGTATGCCCAAGAAAGACCCCATCTCCCCTGAAGGGAGACCCCCTCACTGCTAACTCTGACACTGCTGCTGGAAAAAAATCCTAGGGGGAAACTGAAGAGCACCAACAGATCTAGGACCACTGACCAGGCTAGAGTTACAGTACCTTACCTTTAAAGGTCCTCTCACTAACATAagtgttctgttttttttattggaAGAAATAACAGAGACGACAGAATCTCTGAAAACGAAGATGTCCGAGCTGCGTCTCTACTGTGACTTGCTAATGCAGCAGGTCCACACGATACAGGAGTCTGTGGGCCAGGAGGACCAGGAGAGAGACCACTCCAATTCCAGCTCGGAGGTAACTATACCTGCAAGGTTTTAGCTaggctgtgtctcaaatggcaccctttttccTACATACTGCACCTCATTTGCCCGGAGACCTATGGGcctcggtcaaaagtagtgcactgtatggaatagggtgccatagggatgCAGCCCAAGTGTTGGCTGTCAGGAATCGCCAgcgtggcggcaggtagcctagtagttagagtattgggccagtaactgaaaggttgttagatcgaatccctgagctgacgaggtaaaaaatatgtctttctgcccctgaacaaggcagttaacccaccgttccccaggcgccgaagacgtggatgttgattatggtagccccccccgcacctctgattcagaggggttgggttaaatgtgaaagacacatctcagttgaatgcattcagttataCAGTGaagggaaaaagtatttgatcccctgctgattttgtacatttgcccactaacaaagaaatgatcagtctataactttaatggtaggtttatttgaacagcgagaggcaaaataacaacaaaaaattccagaaaaacgcatgtcaaaaatgttataaattgatttgcattttaatgagggaaataagtatttgacccctatgcaaaacatgacttagtccttggtggcaaaacccttgttggcaatcagaggtcagacgtttcttgtagttggccaccaggtttgcacacatctcaggagggattttgtcacactcctctttgcagatcttctccaagtcattaaggtttcaaggctgacgtttggcgactcgaaccttcagctccctccacagattttctatgggattaagttgggtcattgtcatgctggaatacccatccatgacccattttcaatgccctggctgagggaaggagattCTCACCcaacggtacatggccccgtccatcgtccatttgatgtggtgaagttgttctgtccccttagcagaaaaacacccccaaagcataatgtttccacctccatgtttgacagtggagatggtgttcctggggtcataggcagcattcctcctcctccaaacacggtgagttgagttgatgccaaagagctccattttggtctcatctgaccacaacactttcacccagttgtcctctgagtcattcagatgttcattggctaacttcagatgggcatgtatatgtgctttcttgagcagggggaccttgcgggcgctgcaggatttcggTCCttcatggcgtagtgtgttaccaattgttttcttggtgactatggtcccagctgccttgagatcattgacaagatcctcccgtgtagttctgggctgattcctcaccgttctcatgatcattgcaactccgcgaggtgagatcttgcatggagccccaggcagaGGGaaattgacagttcttttgtgtttcttccatttgcgaataatcgcaccaactgttgtctccttctcaccaagctgattGGCGATGgacttgtagcccattccagccaggtgtaggtctacaatcttgtccctgacatccttggagagctctttggtcttggccatggtggagagtttggaatctgattgatggattgcgtctgtggacagctgtcttttatacaggtaacaagctgcgattaggagcactccctttaagagtgtgctcctaatctcagctcgttacctgtataaaagacacctgggagccagaagtCTTTCtaattgagagggggtcaaatacttattttcctcattaaaatgcaaatcaatttataacatttttgacatgctttattcatgttattctgtctctcactgttcaaataaacctaccattaaaattatagactgatcatttctttgtcagtgggcaaacgtacaaaatcagcaggagtttaaatacatttttttcccctccctgtacaactgactaggtatccacctTTCCCCATTTGCTCTTTTACTCTTAATCTGCGCCAAATTAAGTCGTGGTAGTGCCACTGTACTCGAGATCAGAGCGACAGGCCAAGATCTGGATGGGTGCCGGTGTGAATCCCTGGGCTGGCAAGAAAATATTTGTTGCAAGCTGGTACTGcagttgtgcccttgagcaaggcactcatcgtgtgtgtttggtgtggtgTGTCTGGAAGCCCAGGGTTAGGAATTAAAAACaatcaacaaaaatatatatttgttttgatGAGTACAGAAATTAAGTTAATTATGTTAAACCAGAGCTCCAGACTAACATTTCCCCCTGGTGGCACTGGAGCCAGTAACTTTTTCAGTTGGTGGCACTAGCAGCAATTTGGTCGCACCACAACATTTTTGCGGGGTCACGCAATAGAAAGTAATTTAGATGTACAATGCTAGTGTAATGCACTGTTATAGTATTCAATAAATACGTTGTTACATATAACATGTCCAAGCAGGAATGCGTAATTCAATATATTTTTCATATGTAACATAATCCAGCGATTGTCATGAATTTGGGGTTGATAATTATTATTGTTATGTTTTAATGTCAAAATAGGACTCCAGAATTCAATTGGTACTAATTCACCACCTAAGGAAGTGAACATTTCAAACACATTAGCTAGGTTGCTGACTAAAAATATAACACCTACTGATAGTGTtgccatgtattaatctaacagtataTTAAATGTTGCCAATGAGGCCTAGTGCACTTGTGATGGCCGATATGCAGTTCGCGTGCTCCGTATTTCAAAGCCATATCAGACATCTTGATTGTAAAACTGTGTGCTTTGAGCTAAATTTTGAGAAAGCCGAGTTCCTCCTCTCTTTTTTGCATGGACAGCGGCTTGCTTCCAAAGTTGTTTTACCACCGCTATTGCATTTTTTACAATCATAATGCATTTTTCGGGGTGCAcgagggggggagaagagggtgTGAGAGACTCACTCATTGCATCAGCCGGCCCTGTCAAAACAGGCACAGTGGCAGGCCAGACAATTTCattacaggaatcatgaggataatgCACTTTACTGTTTGACAAAAGCATGGGTTTATCCACCCAAAACATCTTGAAGTTTTGATTGAGGTGACCAGGTAAAATGTGCAACTCTCACCGGTATGTccaattttaaaaatgtaaccttCACAACCAAGTCAAAGGGTCTTGAAATGTGACTAAATGGTTGTAGTTTGGAGCATTGTAAACTCTTCAAGCACTTTTTAGTAACAAATTGTGTTGCCAATTTAAGGAGTAGTTTCTTCACACCACCTAAAGAAAGCCTGAGGCACATGTAGTAATATATTAGGCTTAATATTGTGTATATTTATGAATTGTATTTTCGTCCGTGCCCTATCTCCAACTGATTCGCCTCTCCTTGTCTTTTCTTTGTTGCTCCAGACTCTGAATGAGGCCTCCTCTTTACTGAGTGCCACGTGTAACACCTTCATCAAAACACTGGAAGAATGTATGAAGATGGCCAACTCCAAGTTCAAGACAGACATGGTGCTGTTGAACCCTCCAGATGACATGATGATGTCCCCTGTTTCTCCATCCCCAATACAGATGGCCCGGGTAGGATGGTATTCAATGTACTGTCTAGCTTCGgagtgaagtttcccctaggtacagatcttgGATCAGATTCCCCTCCCCAATCCAATTGGTGGGGCAAATACAAAACTTCACCCATGATCaatgtctaggggcaacttcaccatACTCTGTACAGCTTCATCACAGgggtgttcattagggcatgcaacaGACAACgttttaaaacatattgcaaaatgAGCATTTCGTATTGGAAAATTACAAGTTGTCACTCCGTTTCAATCCGTTTTCtcccatttggtgcctaatgaacactacCCAGATGTCTTATCTCTTTTTGTCTCTTATCTCTTCTTATCTGCTGCATCCTTGCTTGACTTGATCCAAAGCACAGCTATACAGTCCCCTATGTATGCTAAACAagaatataaactcaacatgcaacaatttcaaagatttgcaTTTCATATTCCCCATGTTAGGAATAACTTTACCCGCCGAATGACACCTCTATAATCTTCCACCCAGTGGACAAGGGAGGTGCTTTTACTGTACAAGAATATCCTGTCTATAAAACTAAATTACTCAGGCAACTTAATTATCCAAGTTCTATAAGAGACTCACTACTAACTCGACAAAACAATGTTTGGCTGTAATCTAACACACTCACCAAGGGCATGCGCAATGGGATATCACCAAAAGAGAACACCGATTATTGTGTAAAAACAGCTCTACGCTGGTAATCTGcactccctaaaatactgttttAATTAcaataccttcagaaagtatttacaccccttgactttttcaacattttgttgtgttacaaagtgggattaaaatggaaacggtctacacaaaatactttgtaaagtaaaagtggaagaaaaattataacatttgtaaaaaatgatTCATAATTGAAACACgaatatcttgattagataagtattcaacctcctgacttaatacatgttagaatcacctttgggagcaattacagatgtgagtatttttgggtaagtctctaagagctttcctcacctggattgtgcaatatttgctcGTTAttcttttctaaattcttcaaatgctgtcaaattggttgttgatcattgctagacaaccattttgagGTCTTGccaatagattttcaagcagatttaagtcaaaactgtaactcagccactcatgAACATGGttaacaactccagtgtagatttggccttgtgttttaggttattgtcctgctgaaagttgaattaatctcccagtgtctagtggaaagcagactgaaccaggttttcctctaggattttacctgtgcgtagctccattctgtttatttttatcctgaaaaaatccccagtccttaatgattacaagcatacccataacatgatgcagccaccactatgctttcacatatggagagtggtactcagtaatgtgttgtattggatttgccccaaacataacactttgtaatcAGGAAAAAAGGGAATTGATTTGCCatatttttttgcattattactttagtgccttgttgcaaataggatgcatgttttggaatatttgtattctgtccaggcttccttttcactctgtcaattaggttagtattgtggagtaactacaatgttgttgattgatcctcagttttctcctatcacagccattaaactctgtaactgtcttaaagtccccattggcctTGTGCTGAAATCCCTGACAACTAAgtcaggaaggacgcctgtatgtttgtagtgactgtgtgtgttgatgcaccatccaaagtgtaattaataacttcaccgtgctcaaagggatattcaatgtctgtttaaaaaaaaatattttttaatccatctaccaataggtgcactTCATTGCGAGGcataggaaaacctccctggtctttgtggttgaaactgtgtttgaaattcactgctcgactgtgggacaattatctgtatgtgtgaggtacattgatgaggtagtcattcaaaaatcaagtGGATCCCTGCAATGCAAGGATTTATTTAGCAACACTCCATCCATTACACATGGTTTTCCCTCTCAAGTGCTTCTTCTCAAGGATGCTttcaaatcaatatatattttttgccttTCCATCAAGTTAATAGGTTATTGTCATCGGTGCTATTGAAAATCAGATAGCTTCCTTATGTTTCAGTAAACCATTAGCCAACACTTTAAAGATTAAATTAAATGTTATGAAAGTTTACTATCGCTTCATTTTATTCCAGTGATTTGTTTTCCTGTTATTATAAACTGTGGGCTAGAACAATTAAATTAAAGGCCTATCACAAACCTGTTTTTGTAGGTGATTCTGGTAGGCTGATAAAAGCATGTTGTTCGCAGCATAAACCAGCCTATTATCTCGGGAATTCATGAATTTGTTGGTGATGGATACTTTACTTTAGGCTACTGTTAAAGAACTCACAGGCTATTTCTCTGCCAGAGCGCGTAAGATAACTAGTCCTACCGGTAAATGCAGTCTAAGCAATTTCCTTATCACGTTACCTCCTTACATTGATTCTATTGATGGAAAACCGTTGTTTACGTGTAGTGTCGCACACATTTAATTCAACATTTAATTCTAGCTCACAGTCAAGGACGGCTCTGTATTCCCTCTAGCAATGGTGAAGTGTAGGCCTACGAAGATGCAGCCTTTTGACACGGTCCTGCTGAACTCTGTGCGGGTCCCTACTTAAATATAATAAAACAGCATCCACACACGGTGGTGGCTTTatcaatgcattttttttttaatttgagGCTTTTCAAATATATTACTTTCTCTTGTCTATATTTTCACTAATATTCCTTTATGTAATTAATATTTTACATGTGTATTTTTCTGTCttttataataattataatatattTGTCGAGCACATTTCCCACACTCATTGCACATGTGAAGCTTGTTGGTGCTTGTTGCTGCGCGCAAATCAATTGACTGTGGCAGTTTGAGATGATTATTTATGAAAAGAAGCtcatagtggccttttatttacTATTTATTTCTGATATTTTAGCTAAATTAAATGGATTTAtgttatggtgtttctattccaagaaaaacattTGACAGTAGTCTATGTATTGCCTACCTAAAAGATATGTTAATACATTTGAAGTCCTTCAAAATTGAAATTACATTTCCTACAGTTAGAAAGTAGAATATAAACTAGATATAGACTAAGGTGGGTGGAGTAGGCTAAATGATTACAACCGAATAGGCCTAATTGAAATAGTGATAAAGGAAACAAAACATGCTTGGCGGGGCATGCCCAGAGCTTGTGGCTGAGCAGTACCAGAGTGACATTGGAGTGGGAGAGAAGGCCgacaatttttaaaaaatctgctCAAATTACGCTCTGCGGCCTACTTACATGCTCTGGCATTCAAAAGCAGCCCTGCACGATCAAAGAACTGTCAATTAATAATCATATCAATGGATGGAATGGCTGCAACAACCATTACATGGTCTGACAAGCTACATAACAAATGAGGTCTAATTAGACAAAATAACAATTGCCATTCAAACAAGATAAGTGGTTGAAACTACTTATACTAATTTGCTTTTAAATAGGTACTAGCGTTTGAATGGCAAATTAGATAATTGTTTGAAAAAGATACTAAAAGTCGTTTGAACAAGATACTAAGTCGTTCTAgtgagaattccaagagtgtacatttgaatgacatTTTTTGCCTCTGGCTTCTGTAGACTTGAACAGAGACTGTGTTTTAGTTTCCTATGCTACTTACTTTTTATACACCTGTTTTGGAATATACCACAATTACGGATGTTCGCTTTTATGCTGCTGTGAATAGGCTCAATATAGGAATCATATTTTGTCATTTTAAAGTCCTTGATATTCAGTGATAGGCACAGGTACTAACGGTGTCCATTTCCTTTTTTCATTTGCAGATGAAGCGGTCCATAAGTTACCCGGGCACGTACAACTACGACAGGTATTATTGCGTACAGAAAACATTCCACTGGTTCTACTACAAAGGTCCTTGTCATTACCAGTGTGCTTCTAGGTGTAGAGTGAATTTGCCCTTAGACACTGATCTTGGGACAGTTTTatatttcccccactaatggttagggttggggaagctgatcctagatctgtatctaGGGGATAATTCACCCTGGAGCTGTGTTTCTAAGTGAAGCCGTTGTCATTTCCAGGTCTGGTCTCCCGCCAAAGGAGGGTGTGTTATCAGGTCAAAGGTCAACCCAGAGGAGGACACGGACTTGTTCGGACACAGAGGCTCACAGTGACAGCTGTGTTTACGAGATGGACCGTAAGAGATATGAACGAACAAACGCATACACGCACACTGCTCCCCTCAAACATTACAGTAATTACCATATTATGTCACTTCTCAGACTCTACGTTTGTGAATTCACATACAAGACATCTTCCATgtgttttcattttatttattcatattcctaccctgcctttctaaggtcttcgaaagccaaattaacaaacagatcaccaaccatttcgaatcccaccgtaccttctctgctatgcaatctggtttccgagctggtcatgggtgcacctcagcctcgctcaaggtcctaaacgatatcatatccGCCATCGATaggagacaatactgtgcagctgtattcatcgacctggccaaggcattcGACTCAATCaatgtcaatcaccacattcttatcggcagactcaacagccttggtttctcaaatgactgcctcgcctagttcaccaactacttctcagatagagttcaacatgtcaaatcagaggacctgttgtccggacctctggtatcaaatttatttatatagcccttcttacatcagctgatatatcaaagtgctgtacagaaacccagcctaaaactccaaacagaaagcaatgcagttgtagaagcacggtgtGGTAGTGTTTATGGGGGTACCAcatggttcaattctcaggctgacccttttttctgtatatatcaatgatgtcgctcttgctgcaggggattccttgatccacctctacgctttacgacaccattctgtatacttctgacccttctttggacactgtgttaactaacctccagacgagcttcaatgccatccaactctccttccgtggcctccaactgctcctaaatacaagtaaaactaaatgcatgctcttcaaccgatcgctgcccgcacctgcccgcccgtccagcatcactactctggac from Oncorhynchus clarkii lewisi isolate Uvic-CL-2024 chromosome 7, UVic_Ocla_1.0, whole genome shotgun sequence includes the following:
- the LOC139413134 gene encoding pleckstrin homology domain-containing family A member 3; amino-acid sequence: MEGVLYKWTNYMTGWQPRWFVLDDGIISYYDSQDDVCKGSKGSIKMSVCEIKVHPTDNNRLELIIPGEQHFYVKAVNAAERQKWLVALGSSKAGLADTRANKEKEITETTESLKTKMSELRLYCDLLMQQVHTIQESVGQEDQERDHSNSSSETLNEASSLLSATCNTFIKTLEECMKMANSKFKTDMVLLNPPDDMMMSPVSPSPIQMARMKRSISYPGTYNYDRSGLPPKEGVLSGQRSTQRRTRTCSDTEAHSDSCVYEMDRTAVLCLNASVNGDSSHSIPEECGAISPTSPRAMSDTPDTDLSI